In Phocoena phocoena chromosome 11, mPhoPho1.1, whole genome shotgun sequence, one DNA window encodes the following:
- the PARP11 gene encoding protein mono-ADP-ribosyltransferase PARP11, with product MFHRTEEFLSKTANSETDEMDTSDTQWGWFYLAECGKWHMFQPDTNIQCSVSSEDIEKSFKTNPCGSISFTTSKFSYKIDFAEMKQMNLTTGKQRLIKRAPFSISAFSYICENEAIPMPLHWENVNTDLPYQLIPLHSQTHEYNEVASLFGKTVDRNRIKRIQRIQNLDLWEFFCRKKAQLKKKRGVPQINEQMLFHGTSSEFVEAICIHNFDWRINGIHGALFGKGTYFARDAAYASRFCKDDVKHGNTFQIHGVTLQQQHLFRTYKSMFLARVLIGDYINGDSKYVRPPSKDGSYVNLYDSCVDDTWNPRVFVVFDANQIYPEYLIDFH from the exons ATGTTTCACAGAACAGAAGAATTCTTATCCAAGACTGCAAACAGCGAGACAGATGAGATGGACACGTCGGACACGCAGTGGGGCTGGTTTTACCTGGCAGAGTGCGGGAAGTGGCACATGTTTCAG CCGGATACCAACATTCAGTGTTCAGTTAGCAGTGAAGATATCGAAAAAAGCTTCAAAACAAACCCTTGTGGCTCCATTTCTTTTACTACTTCCAAATTCAGCTACAAGATAGACTTTGCAG aaatgaagcAGATGAATCTCACCACTGGAAAACAGCGCTTAATAAAAAGAGCCCCTTTTTCTATCAGTGCTTTCAG TTATATCTGTGAAAACGAGGCCATCCCCATGCCACTCCACTGGGAGAATGTGAATACCGACCTGCCCTACCAG CTCATTCCTTTGCACAGTCAAACACACGAATACAATGAAGTTGCTAGTCTCTTTGGGAAAACAGTGGATCGcaacagaattaaaagaattcagagaattcAGAACCTAGACTTGTGGGAGTTCTTTTGCAG GAAAAAGGCTCAGCTCAAGAAAAAACGAGGTGTGCCTCAGATCAACGAACAGATGTTATTTCATGGCACCAGCAGTGAATTTGTGGAAGCAATTTGCATTCATAACTTCGATTGGAGAATCAATGGTATACATGGTGCTCTCTTTGGAAAAG GAACCTATTTTGCTCGAGATGCTGCTTATGCCAGCCGCTTCTGCAAGGATGACGTAAAGCACGGAAACACATTCCAGATTCACGGCGTAACCCTGCAACAGCAGCATCTGTTTAGAACGTACAAATCTATGTTTCTTGCCCGAGTGCTGATTGGAGATTACATAAACGGAGACTCCAAATACGTGCGCCCTCCTTCCAAAGACGGGAGCTACGTGAATTTGTATGACAGCTGTGTGGATGACACCTGGAATCCCAGGGTCTTCGTGGTGTTCGACGCCAACCAGATCTACCCCGAGTACTTGATAGACTTTCATTGA